The Candidatus Nezhaarchaeota archaeon genome segment ATGTACCCGCTCTCTGGTCCCTTCTTTCCTTAAGTACTGGGAAGAGGCCATAGACTCTCTCCAGGTCATCTTTCACCTCATCCTTGGCTTTACGCAGATAGGCACCCATTTCTAAGTTCTCTAACACCGTCATTTCTGGGAAGAGCCTTCTCCTTTCCGGGCATAGAGAGATACCACTTTTAGCTATGTCGTATGGTGATAATTTATGAATTTCCTTTCCCATAAAGCTGATGGAGCCCTCAGTGATCTTCTTTAATCCGAAAATCGATCGAAGTAGAGTAGTCTTCCCAGCGCCATTAGGCCCTAGGACTGCCACTAGCTCCTTACTTTTAACTTTTAAATTTATACCTCTTAGCGCGAGGGCTGTTCCATAATGTACAATAACGCCACTTACATTAAGCAACAGGCTCACCTCCCAAATAGGCTTCTATGACTTTCTTATCTTCGGCAACTTCCAACGGCCTTCCCTCGGCTATCTTCTCGCCATTAGAGAGCACTATGACGTTGTGCGAAAGCCTCATGACTACCCTCAATATATGTTCAACGATTACTACCGTTAGGCCTTCTTCGTTTAGCTTCCTCACGAGCTCCATTAATTCAGAGATCTCTTCGAAGCTTAGCCCCGCAAACGGCTCATCCAATAGAAGCAAATCCGGCTCTGTTGCTAAGGCTCTGGCTATTTCAAGTCTCTTTAGGTCTCCGTGAGGCAAATTCTTAGCGAGCTCATCCTTTCGATGAGTTAGCTTGACAAGCTCTAGAAGCTTCACGGCCTTATCTAACCGTTTAACTCCCCGCATGCCGTACTTACCGTAAAGAGATGCGGCTACGTTGTCGATCACGCTCATGTTCCCAAATGGGCTCACGAGTTGGAAAGTTCTAGCTATTCCCTTACTGACGATT includes the following:
- a CDS encoding ABC transporter ATP-binding protein, whose protein sequence is MLNVSGVIVHYGTALALRGINLKVKSKELVAVLGPNGAGKTTLLRSIFGLKKITEGSISFMGKEIHKLSPYDIAKSGISLCPERRRLFPEMTVLENLEMGAYLRKAKDEVKDDLERVYGLFPVLKERRDQRAGTLSGGEQQMLAIGRALMSRPKLLMLDEPSLGLSPIFKGKIFKNIQEIRDEGVTVLLVEQDVHSTLRISDRAYILEAGNVVLEGSGEELLKNPQVKKSYLGI
- a CDS encoding ABC transporter ATP-binding protein, with the translated sequence MNILEIRGLTKLFGGVTAVKNVDIDVRKGEILGLIGPNGAGKTTIINLVTGFIKPDAGSIVFKGEDITGAPTHVIVSKGIARTFQLVSPFGNMSVIDNVAASLYGKYGMRGVKRLDKAVKLLELVKLTHRKDELAKNLPHGDLKRLEIARALATEPDLLLLDEPFAGLSFEEISELMELVRKLNEEGLTVVIVEHILRVVMRLSHNVIVLSNGEKIAEGRPLEVAEDKKVIEAYLGGEPVA